A single window of Rubripirellula lacrimiformis DNA harbors:
- a CDS encoding tyrosine-type recombinase/integrase, which produces MAALLKKQTTRPMPANAKIVTRKGKQIAQWKTRSGKKRTAELTTGRDGSTRIKTEAATWTAKYRDGVGVIREVATGCRDRQAAAAILKELTDRSELVKAKILSPDQDKVADHQRTPVADHIAAYIGYQRDRGRNAHHVKNYETRLNRSANECNFRWLSDLNADRLEKWLSVLTETPKAATEGEHPEPPKLISASVYNGYIDAWVAFGNWLIGKRVNGHRSNMQGEKRMLVNPFGGIGKRDTNQDRRRVARALTEDEMSRLLQSARERPVIAAETVRRGPKKGQRVIVLTDERRAKLERLGAERALIYKTAILTGLRKGELRSMTVGDLSFGDVSFVKLKAGNEKNRQGSTLPIRSDLAGELRKWTADKSPSDRVFHVSSSLTDILDKDLEAAGIPKIDDEGRVVHVHALRHSFGTHLSRAGVTPRVAQAAMRHSNISLTMTTYTDPRLLDTAAAVESLPDFDRPRKVAPLVATNSGDGRKLGGIAAHLDDSADIGKFRRSIKKTP; this is translated from the coding sequence ATGGCAGCTCTCTTAAAAAAACAGACAACGCGTCCGATGCCTGCTAATGCGAAAATCGTCACCCGCAAAGGCAAACAGATCGCACAATGGAAGACTCGAAGCGGCAAGAAACGCACGGCCGAATTGACGACCGGCAGAGACGGCTCCACACGGATCAAGACCGAAGCAGCCACCTGGACAGCGAAGTATCGCGACGGCGTAGGTGTGATTCGCGAAGTCGCGACGGGTTGCCGCGACAGACAGGCCGCCGCAGCCATACTGAAGGAATTGACCGACCGGTCCGAACTGGTCAAAGCCAAGATTCTATCGCCGGATCAGGACAAGGTGGCCGACCACCAAAGGACGCCGGTTGCCGACCACATCGCCGCATACATCGGCTATCAGCGCGATCGGGGACGCAACGCCCATCACGTCAAGAATTACGAAACGCGACTGAATCGTTCGGCCAACGAATGCAATTTTCGTTGGTTGTCGGATCTGAACGCCGATCGGCTGGAAAAGTGGTTGTCGGTGCTGACTGAAACACCCAAGGCGGCAACCGAAGGCGAGCATCCAGAGCCGCCGAAATTGATTTCGGCATCGGTCTACAACGGCTATATCGACGCGTGGGTTGCGTTTGGAAACTGGTTGATCGGCAAACGGGTCAACGGTCACCGCTCGAACATGCAGGGCGAAAAACGGATGCTGGTCAACCCATTCGGTGGCATCGGCAAGCGGGACACCAACCAGGACCGCCGCCGCGTTGCTCGGGCACTGACCGAAGATGAAATGTCGCGGCTGCTGCAATCGGCACGGGAACGTCCCGTCATTGCTGCCGAAACCGTTCGACGCGGGCCCAAGAAGGGCCAACGGGTGATCGTGCTGACCGATGAACGCAGGGCCAAACTGGAGCGTCTGGGGGCGGAGCGAGCGTTGATCTACAAAACCGCGATCCTGACCGGATTGCGAAAAGGGGAATTGAGATCGATGACGGTCGGCGATTTGTCCTTTGGCGACGTTTCGTTCGTCAAACTAAAAGCCGGCAACGAAAAGAATCGACAGGGTTCGACGCTGCCGATCCGGTCTGACTTGGCTGGCGAACTGCGGAAATGGACTGCGGACAAATCGCCTTCCGATCGGGTGTTCCATGTTTCATCGAGTTTGACTGACATTTTGGACAAGGACCTGGAAGCTGCTGGAATCCCCAAGATCGACGACGAAGGCCGAGTCGTTCACGTCCATGCACTGCGACACTCGTTCGGGACTCACTTGTCCCGGGCCGGCGTGACCCCTCGAGTTGCTCAGGCGGCGATGCGACACAGCAATATCAGCTTGACGATGACGACGTACACCGATCCGCGATTGCTGGACACGGCAGCTGCCGTCGAATCACTTCCAGATTTCGACCGCCCGCGAAAGGTTGCACCATTGGTTGCAACAAATTCAGGGGACGGACGCAAACTAGGGGGCATTGCTGCTCATTTGGACGATTCTGCCGACATCGGGAAATTCCGGCGGAGCATAAAAAAAACCCCGTGA